One Candida dubliniensis CD36 chromosome 1, complete sequence genomic region harbors:
- a CDS encoding DRAP deaminase, putative (Similar to S. cerevisiae RIB2) — MSKYIVENNIRKVIPYYTDFQTFVKKRWEGKTIIDIYESDFGECEENILDDIESEKLYIVTNSNKPNDQSILTGVDKLTKRKLDEKDIICHTKHRHEPPIPWYNDIIKSIYEDNEILVVDKPSGIPTHPTGNYYHNSLSEIIKQQYNMDSIWTCHRLDKVTSGVLVLAKTKNGGVKFSKLMRDSKQHTKKTYLARVSGKFPEGIHQYRCPIFAVNMNGYLMSGNMEELPTDSTTVFEQIKYNACLDQSLIKCIPITGKFHQIRIHLRNLGFPIVNDSFYQPDKQKNQLTLQKCNIERQLYSKLFVKYPQFENFNDKNNLTIVDSHINLLEIIDWHNDEKLKDSLSKLRKGHVEMLAQQKSINCNECKRSLIDTEYKSNSMVWLHALSFKYDNYHFETDYPDWANI, encoded by the coding sequence ATGTCAAAATATATTGTTGAGAATAACATTAGAAAAGTAATACCATACTATACAGACTTTCAAACATTTGTTAAGAAAAGATGGGAAGGAAAAACTATCATTGATATTTATGAATCTGATTTTGGAGAATGTGAAGAAAATATtcttgatgatattgaatcAGAGAAATTATACATTGTCACCAACAGCAATAAACCTAATGaccaatcaattttaacaGGTGTCGATAAACTAACTAAAAGAAAGCTTGATGAGAAGGATATAATATGTCATACCAAACATCGACATGAACCACCTATACCATGGTATAATGACATTATTAAACTGATATATGAAGATAATGAGATATTAGTAGTGGACAAACCATCTGGTATACCAACACACCCAACAGGCAATTACTATcataattcattatcagaaataatcaaacaacaatataataTGGATTCTATTTGGACTTGTCATAGATTAGATAAAGTGACATCAGGAgttcttgttcttgcaAAGACTAAGAATGGTGGAGTGAAATTTCTGAAATTAATGAGAGATTCTAAACAACACACAAAGAAAACATATTTGGCCCGAGTTTCTGGTAAATTTCCTGAAGGTATACATCAATATCGATGTCCAATATTTGCCGTTAATATGAATGGATATTTAATGTCAGGAAATATGGAGGAATTACCGACGGATTCAACAACAGTATttgaacaaatcaaatataatgCATGTTTGGATCAAAGTTTGATTAAATGTATTCCCATAACGGGgaaatttcatcaaataagAATTCATCTACGTAACTTAGGGTTCCCGATTGTTAATGATTCATTTTATCAACCAgataaacaaaagaatCAACTTACATTACAGAAATGCAATATTGAGAGGCAATTGTATAGTAAATTGTTTGTTAAGTATCCCCAGTTTGAGAATTTCAATGACAAGAACAACTTAACTATTGTTGATTCTCATATAAATTTACTagaaatcattgattggcataatgatgaaaaattaaaagatcTGCTCCTGAAATTAAGGAAGGGTCATGTTGAAATGTTGGCTCAACAAAAACTGATCAATTGCAATGAATGTAAAAGATCTTTAATTGATACAGAATATAAACTGAATTCAATGGTATGGTTACATGCATTAAGCTTCAAATATgataattatcattttgAAACTGACTATCCAGATTGGGCTAATATATAG
- a CDS encoding conserved hypothetical protein (segment similar to CaRBT4) — translation MKQNYILSIILCYLLANVHSAPAIITVWQTVTNSQIAAGSTAAVAATANVQQAAAAPAPDSASASAPAPAAPAPAPPASNAASTPQSSTSSSNGWLSNLFNSFFGGSDSTSNSNTESTAPASTSPSSSSSSSSTSSGNGFLSFLSGLFGSGSSSSTPSSSSSQQQQQQQQGSPAAGSNSPDSAQPVAAAASNIGSQGNNDQGTGFGSGLDSGSGSGSGSGSGSGSGSGSASSSTIVQQQPSSSNTDSSSTSSSSSSSSSGDIYAAISQCDGIDASFASSILDAHNKYRAQHKVGELSWDVDTYNYAKNNADNYDCSGVLTHTHGKFGENLAAGFKDGPSTVAAWVDEPISYNDASFVYNHFTQVIWKGSTKVGCAYKDCRKSNWGLYVVCEYDPYGNVIGQGSKNVFP, via the coding sequence ATGAAACAGAATTATATTTTACTGATAATTTTATGTTATCTTCTCGCGAATGTTCATTCCGCTCCAGCAATTATTACAGTTTGGCAAACAGTTACGAATTCACAAATAGCAGCAGGTTCAactgctgctgttgctgctaCTGCTAATGTTCAACAAGCAGCAGCAGCTCCTGCTCCAGATTCTGCTTCTGCTTCTGCTCCAGCACCTGCAGCTCCAGCACCTGCACCACCCGCTTCAAACGCAGCAAGTACTCCACAAAGTTCTACTTCTTCATCTAATGGATGGTTGAgtaatttattcaatagTTTCTTTGGAGGAAGTGACAGTACTAGTAATAGCAACACTGAATCTACCGCACCAGCTTCAACAAGtccttcttcatcatcatcatcttcttctacgTCTTCTGGGAATGGTTTCTTATCTTTCTTGAGTGGATTGTTTGGATCGGGAAGTTCTTCATCAACtccatcttcttcttcttcacaacaacagcagcaacaacaacaaggaTCTCCAGCTGCTGGTTCTAATAGTCCGGATTCAGCTCAACCCGTAGCTGCTGCTGCATCGAATATTGGCTCGCAAGGTAATAATGATCAAGGCACAGGGTTTGGTTCTGGCTTAGactctggctctggctctggctctggctctggctctggctctggctctggctctggctctgcTTCATCTTCCACAATTgtccaacaacaaccttCAAGTTCAAATACAGACTCTTCTTCAACCTCATCTTCctcctcttcctcctcATCAGGTGATATTTATGCTGCTATTTCACAATGTGATGGTATTGATGCTTCATTTGCAAGTTCAATTTTGGATGCCCATAACAAATATAGAGCTCAACATAAAGTTGGTGAATTATCTTGGGATGTTGATACTTATAATTATGCTAAAAATAATGCTGATAATTATGATTGTTCTGGAGTTTTAACCCATACTCATGGTAAATTTGGAGAAAATTTAGCTGCTGGATTTAAAGATGGACCATCTACTGTTGCAGCATGGGTTGACGAACCAATTCTGTATAATGATGCATCGTTTGTTTATAATCATTTCACTCAAGTGATTTGGAAAGGTAGTACTAAAGTTGGTTGTGCTTATAAAGATTGtagaaaatcaaattgggGGCTTTATGTTGTTTGTGAATACGATCCTTATGGTAATGTCATTGGTCAAGGTTCTAAAAATGTATTCCCATAA